ATTTAGCTTCCAGGGTGCTTAGATCGCATGTGGCATGATGGCTCGCTTCAGTGTACCTTCCTTTACCTAGCTCTTTGTCCTCTCTGAAAGTATGGGCCAGGTGGTAGCCTATGGTACTAGGACTCAACATGcttgaagagttttttttttttttttttttttttttcccgagacagggtttctctgtgtagctttgcgcctttcctggaactcacttggtagcccaggctggcctcgaactcacagagatccgcctgtctctgcctcccgagtgctgggattaaaggcatgtgccaccaccgcccggcgcttgaAGAGTTTTTTAACCCCGCCCCCTCCACTGGCTGCATGCCAAATCAAAAGCTTTTCCACAGAGGCATCtctcagaagcagagagcaaaggaGAAGAGCCCTGTTTTCTGTATGCGGAGTGGAAAACTGTAGTGTCAATAAGAGCTTGTCAGTGCAGTAGAGCCAAGCTACACAAGACAGTCTCTCCCATTTCATGTCAGCCACAAGGAAAGCATCAGAGGAAATATAATTTcggacttcatttttttttttttttttttttttttttttggtttttcgagacagggtttctctgtgtagctttgcgcctttcctgggactcacttggtagtccaggctggcctcgaactcacagagatccacctggctctgcctcccgagtgctgggattaaaggcgtgcgccaccaccgcccggctcataattttataaatacaagAAACTACGAGCTTTAAAGAAACAGAGTTCATGGCTTCCTTATGCATGCAGATCTAGCCTTGAGCACTGAAAATGCGCCATGTTACAACACAGCTGCAGCTAATGTGGACAACTGTAATGGAAGGGACTTTGAAGCAGGTCCATTTCATCTCTTTGGTGTCTATGTTTATTTTGGTCCCACATGTGTCTGAATCTCTTAAGACACAAAAATCTGTAAAGCCCCAAGCAGGCTTATTACAGCAGTAGATATTTACTCTTAGAAATGTACCTGCTTGTAATTAATATACACGTTTTCACTAACTCTCTAGAATCTCACCAAATAATCACTTTTTATCTATTATGGACTTCAAGTATTTAGAGATGTCTATTTCATtatcatggatttttttcttcttcatactAAGTATCTATTATTCTATCAACTTTTCTTATAATGCAGACCTCTTATGTGTCTCGATTATTTTAGAAGTTTTTATTTACTATTCtatttaaaattctgaatgtgTGTTCTGAATTAGGACTATGAGACCATTACTAGAAAAGTCACAGAGACAACAGAGGATTTCCACAAAGTTAACCTTCTCTGCTGTTATAGGTACAATTCATTTGTAAACCCTGTTATTTATTAATCACAAAGTGGCTCCAATTGctggtttgattattattatttttcatgtatttcttaCCCATGTTGGTATCTTCTGACTTAAAACAATCAAATCAGCTAATGAAGTAATGGGTTTCTGTATGGGGTTTTTATTACAGTAATGCCTTCAAGCTTCCAAACTTCTGTATTTTCTAGTTAGCCATTTAGAATTCATTGTCCACTGTCAATTTTGTTCAGCCCATCCTCCTTTACCTTCCAGATGTCAATCTGGATATTGCTTCTAGCTTTTGCAGAGTCCCAAATTAGGCTAGAAAATCCTCACAGCCTCTTCTATCTTTCCTCCAACGAACTTCCATGCTTTCCTGAGGACTTATTTGCTCCATCTCCACATCAGACAAAACTGCTTGCAATCAGGGAGAGCCAGCACGTCTACTGCTCTAGTATTTAGCTCATGGTTGTGTTGAGCGGTATGTAAAACATACTGGTTTGGGGTGTGGGAATGGACTCGGCTTTTGTAATCAGCCAGGTGATGGATGATTCATATCCAGCTCTATCTGACAAGCTACAGAAAATACTGTGCCAGGTACTTTGTGCACATACAGAGAACACACTGAATAAAAACATTAGATTCCCTCCTTTTccccaggatgatttttcttgaggtggaaaaaacaaaatgaaacaaaaaaaccttCTGGTTTTGAAGATTACTGAGTTAAAAGAAACTACCACTGACTCACAACTATTAAATATTGGGTAAATGTTATTCTTGAAACTGTAAAGGCTGAACTACTACTCCTTAAAACCAAACAGCAGCTGAGCCATATGTGGTGGTGTGGGTTTGTAAGTTTCAGAACAGATGGGAGACagcagcaggagttcaaggctagcctgggatacatgaaactctatctcaaaacaaaaacaaacaaatcactgggcggcagtggcacatgactttaatcccagcactcaggaggcagagccaggtggatctctgtgagttcaaggacagctagggGTCTACAGAGccctgtgtgtgccaccacacccacaacaacaacaattccacgtggacaataataatatcattaagctgacaaacatcatccacagatcagctttgaactacaaggtgctcagagcaattttgagatgactagctgagatgatccagtctcaaagactccttgaataaggacttgagataaaccctgaactttgggtCAGGctcccaaactacacagagaaactctgtctcgaaggacaaaaaaaaaaaaaaaaaaaaaaaaaaaaaaaatctgctctgaTCTTTAGAACCTAAATTGTTTGAGTATCTTGGAAATGGTGTGGCCCATGAGCTGGATTAATCTGACCACTCACTTGACCTTGTAAATAGAGTGGGGTTGACAGAAATCAGAGATGTAGTACTGACTATTATAGTATGTTATAGTGGATATGGCCTTTGATGGTGGGCTCTATCACTGACTCACTGGCTTTTCAATATAGTCAGAAACTCCCTCAAATTTCTTATTTGTAAAGAGTACAGCTTTAGTACTTTGCTCATCTGGCTGCTTAAGGGAATAAGTTCCAGACCTTAGGACAGTACAGTTGTACCGTTAGCACCTGTCAAATCATACCCAAGGCTCTCTAGTtattgtggttaagagcacaggatGTATCAATGAAAGCCTGGGTTCACATCCCAGTTTTGTCAGTTTAGTTTTATAACACTGAGCAGATTTCAGTctcattttttctcttcttttacctAAAACTTTATGTGTTGGGAGGGGTGAGTCACTGAcaatctttctatgtagctcaggccacTAGACCTGGAAGCATCTATTTATTAatgatgaaaacattaaaaattcctTTACCCTAACTTTTTGGACACTACCACCATCTACACTCAATTTACTGTGCCATTGACACACCAAGTTCCAGTGTTTAATCACTAAAACTCTGACTATTACTTCAGGATTGTTTcgagagtggaaaaaaaaatttggaGCAGCTGTTATTACTTAACTGATTTCTCAAGCTCCATGCTTCTATGCCTGAATGCATcgtcaaaaaaaattaaagaaaattcaaacgaaagtaacttttttttttttaaaggaacgtAATGCCTGCCAATTCTAAACCCCTTGAACCAATTTTAGTTTCACTACGGCGTTGATGGCTTATTGGTATAATTTCCGGCTTGAAGGCTCGCCGTGTCGGGGGAGGACCCTATTTCACTCGGAGACACGTCCCTACCATCCTAGACCGCACTTGCTGAGTGTTTACTGCATGTattttgagaaaaacaaataccATCCCAGCCCTTAATCTGGCTCCGGGTCGACTGAGGGAGGAGGGGTCGAGGGCGCGTCCCCTTCCCACCCTGCTCCTGCACCCGTACGCACCCGAGGGGTCATTGAATCTTTTCAGGGGCGCCTTAGGAAAAGACATCCTGACAGCTGGATCCACGACGGCCACCGAACGCCTCTGCAACTGTCTGCTCGCTGAATTCAAATCCTCCCCGCGTCAGCCAACCCGAAAAACCTAAACCGAACTGACCAATCCTAAATAGGCCGAGGAGCATGCGCACTAGATTTGTACCGCGTCCAATTGGGAAGACTGTAAGCTGGTAGCCAATGAGAGACTGTTTCTgttcgccgccgccgctgctctATCCAATCACGTTTGGTGTTGCTCCAGTTTCCTCACGGTTCGCGCAAGCGCACTTTGCCGGTGCCGGTAGGCGCGTCCGTATTCTGGCGTCAGACAGGTTAATAGTTCGCGAGCGCCGGTCTCCTTTGTTCCGTTGTCATCGTTCTTGGGATGCCAACCTCTCTGGGCTTCGGTTCGTCCACACCAGGTCTCGCGAGTGTGCTAAATGGGCCCTGAGAGGGAAAAATTTGCACGCTCGGACACGCCGGCTTGGGCTCTTGCGCATGTGCAGTGACCCCAAGGCGCGGAGGGCAGCCTCCTGAGTCGCATCCCGTGTGTGCAGTGCTCTCTCGGAGCGTTGTCCCTGTCCCTGCGTGGCGTCCGGAGGATGTCTGCCCCGTTTGAGGAGCGTAGTGGGGTGGTTCCGTGCGTCACGCCGTGGGGCCAGTGGTACCAGACCCTGGAGGAGGTGTTCATTGAAGTCCAGGTGCCCCCGGGCACTCGCGCGCAGGACATCCAGTGCCGCCTGCAGAGCCGGCACGTGGCTCTGGCCGTGGGTGGCCGTGAGATCCTCAAGGTAGCAAGCCAGGGCTTGTCCCGagttccttcttctggcctccccgcACCCCGAGTCCTAAAATTCACGGTTTCAGAGGGATGACTGCTGGGTGGAAAGGTCAGTTTCTGGCTGGCAGAAAGAAAGCAGTAAACTGATGTGGCGAGAgcgggggcagggtggggggactAATCGCAGCACCCACTCCCAGGGCAGACCTTGCGTGGGCGATAATGTAAAGATTTGGTGTCCATCTTTGTGTCTAAAATAGATTTGTGCTACTTCTAAATCCTCTGGGGTTCCTCTGCTGACAGGAGGCTGACTagataaaaagaacaaatatgcATCTTCTAGGTACTGACTGACCTAAGTCCCGGAGAGTGTAGACAAAAGGTTTCTAAACTCTTCGTGATGTGTAGGCAAAAAATAATGAAGAGGTGTGTGAAGAAAATAGTGCCTCTTCTATTTGGTTCATCAATATATTTTTGAATCTGgctacgcctttaatcccaacactctgagaggctgaggcaggcagatttttgtgagttggaggccagtctcttctacagagcaagttccaggatagccaaggcctGTTTCACGGAGAAACTCtgcctctggggaaaaaaaaaagaattttcacaTAGCAATTTGAGATTATATTTTGCCCCTTGATTAGATGCCTAGCCTGTTGGCTGGCCATATAGTGTAGTGGTGAAGGGAGACGTGCTATGTTTGTAATCTTGACAGAAAAAGTTGAAAAATTAGTCACAGCTAATTCGACATCAAATCTGCAATATGTGATTAAATCTCCTTAAGAAACTGGCATTTTCTAGTAATAGCTTCTCAAAAGAGATTGAACTGGCTTTTAATAGCATTCACTTTAAAGGATAGCATTTTCCAGACAGGCATtggggcacacacacctttaatctcagcatttgagattcagaggcaggtggatttctccgagtttgaggccagtcaggtctacataGCGAGCTCCAGGACTGCATAGAACAGTGGCTCTTGAACTTCCCCaaggctgcaaccctttaatacagttcctcatgttgggatAACCCCCagtataaaattgtttttgttgccacttcataaataatagggttttgttttttgtttttgctactgttatgaatcataatgtaaatatccgatgggggtcacaacccataggttgagaaccactgacatagagaccctgcctcaaggaaaacaaaaatagaacattTCTTCTAGTTTCAGCAGGAGTTCATTTTGATTcgtaaaacattttatatattaatttcacATGTATTCTATTAGCAATGAATAATATGTCTTCATCCGTTTGGTTTAGAGGGTCCTGTGTTCTTTTGCATGCTAAATATGTCAAATTTTGTAAACTGGAGTCCCTTTCATTCAATGGGAGGAAGTTCAAGGTTGAGTACCTATAATTAAGCTGAACTAGTCCAAGATGTGGCTTAGCTTGAAATGAGCTAAATCTTCATTGTAAGAATGTATAAAATTTAATGTTGTATCTTTAGTACCTTATATTTATTTTCCAGGGAAAATTGTTTGATTCTACAATCGCCGATGAAGGAACATGGACTTTGGGTAAGAATAATCTATTATGATTCATTAACTTTTCAAAAGTAgattgtgggggctggagagatggctccgtggttaagagcactggctctacttccagaggccccgggttcaattcccagcacctacatgacagctcacaactgtctgttatcCAACTCAAAGTGATTTgataccctcatacagacataacTGCAGGCAAAAACCAAtgctcataaaattaaaaaaaagtcatttaaaaaatttagattgTGATaacgttttttctttttttaaatcttcttgtCCTTGTAGCTGTGAAAGATGGAGAAAAGTGTTGGTAACAACTGTGTATCAGAATTACCTAACAGTCTTTAGAAAATACAAGTATTAACTCTTTCTGTAATGACTCTGTAacttgtttctcatttttatcttAAGAGGATAGAAAAATGGTCCGCATTGTCCTGACAAAGACCAAGAGAGACGCTGCAAACTGTTGGACTTCTCTTCTAGAATCTGAATATGCAGCTGATCCTTGGGTGCAAGACCAAATGCAGAGAAAACTTACATTAGAGCGGTTCCAGAAAGAAGTAAGTCAGATGCAGGTGTGAGTACGTACAGTTACATGATCCAAAATGACAGGTTTTCATTCATAACGTAGTATACAGAGTACTTAAAAAAAACCTCCTGGGTGAAGTTTAAAGTGAATGGTAAGAAAACAGCCTAGTGTGTGGGGTTTAAATTTCACAAATATATTCATTGCTGTGAGACTTAAGATTGCTGAATGCACATCAGTAATTCATgaataataaatctaaataacTGGACCACTGTAGTATACATAGTATAAAAAGATGAGAGATCCCTGCGTTGTAACAAAGGTGGGGGTTCCTACCTTGCTTGTTTTCATGGTGCTTTTTTCTTTAGTAGTGTAACTTTGACCTCTTCCCCCAATTGTACATACTGCTAAAACTCATCCCCTCTAACTGCTTTATTTCTCTCATTTGCATGTATAAAACTATCTCTTTCCCTTTGATACTgtatctttgtttttctgttttaaacaaACGTGTATATACATCTCTGAAACTGCTTAAATGTTCCAAGATAGATTTTGGGAGAGGAATTACTTAACTACTGAACTTCTAATTACTTAACCACTGGACTTTTAAAAGTTTAGTGGATAATTTCTATCTATATCATGCTCATTTCCAAGTATATGTCTATAACCTAGACTTTGCCTGTAAACTTTCAACCTGCATTTCCAGTTACTTATTGAACATCTCCATTTAGCTATCTGTCAGACTCCGTGTCCAAAGTGAACAAACTAATTTCCCTCCCAAACTTATTCTACTTTTCATATTAGTTAATGCAAATTAGTTGTTTAAGATTAAAAGGGTGCGGGAGTGAGGGTGGGGGACttggagatggcccagtggatatgGCACTTGagatgcaaacatgaggaccagagaCCTACTGgaggatccccagaatccatgcaaAAGGTAGGCAGGTGTGGGGGCTGCCATTGATCCAACACTcgtgaggcagagacaaaggatcCCTGGGGCAAGCTGGCCCTCTAGACTATCTAGAATTGGGAAGCCGTTGAAGAAAACACCTGATACCGACTTTAGTCCTACGCAGACACACATAGGTGCATCACACAGGCCCTCCCGCCCACCAGGCAGGTTACTGACAACTCCGAGGAATCTTATTAGCATTGTCTTCTGCTTCCATTCAGAGTTTTACCACTTCACACCGCTGGATCTGCTAGTActtggtctgggttacttcaGGAAATTGCCAACTAGCCTCCTAGACTCTTACCCAAGTAGTCATCTTAAAGTAGCCATTAAAGAAGTCTTTGAATAGTAAAAGTCAGACCAGTGCGtttttcttctcagaattctccaagttcttccttttcttaatgGATAATTGGTCGGTTACTTTCTCACGCACccctcctttgttttgtttttttttttttgtttctctctctctctctctctctctctctctctctctctctctctcattgtaattttgtttcattttcttgagaCATTGTCTACCTGTGTAGGTCTGGCTAGGCTGGAACTTTATGTAttcatcaggctggccttgaacagaggTCTGCCGCCTCactactgggattgaaggtgtgtaccaacatgcctggctctgctgactctgacTGGCATGTTTATTCTCTTGTAGCTTTCAGCTCATCACATTTTAACTATCCCATTTAAGTCTATAATCTTCTCTCTAACTCTTTCTGCTGCCGTACTTCCTGTTTGCCTTTTTTATAGCACAAGCTTTAACACACTAAGCCAAGGGTTGGCAAAATGTAGCCTGGGGAAATTCAGTCTGCTGTATGTCTCTGCAGGTAAAGTTTTTACAGAGGCATACCTTTGTTCACTTAGTAATATGTTATATatagcccttccttccttccttcctttctttctcttttaatctaAGCCTTTATCCCCTTTCAGGTGTGATATATTGGGTTCAGATTTAATTATTAGGATGATGGCATACAAGGTGTGTAGAGGGAAACGGTGTAGTAAAAGGCTGACCACTACAAAGAGCTCTCCCTTTGGTCCTCTACCCTCGCCATCCTTGTCCTCCGAGTCCACGTTGAGAGCTGCACACACCAGTATTTCTAAGTCCTTCTTTCTTCAGAGAGGGATACATCGAGTTCATTTTGTTTCTAAATCATTGTATGCCATATTGCTTTCCAAACCTATTTGTTCCCTTTTAGATACTCCACTTGCTGGTAGATCCCTCTCATCTACTAGAAGTTGCTTCTTGTCCTTTGCCCCAAACTTGCAAGTTACCAAATACTTTCAAATGTCTTCAGTTGTATCACTCTATTCATCTGTCCAGGACCCTTGCCTTAATTGACACCCTCAACAGCCCTGGTCTAAGCAGCTTACATATTCAGGATGGTTTCTCTCCCTGCCACTAAGTTAACAGGAGAAgcatactttaaaaattcatttaaatatttaaaatttagatttatttagtttatatatgtatgagtgttttgcccgtgtgtgtgtgtgtgtgtgtgtgtgtgtgtgtgtgtgtgtgtgtgtgtgtgtaccatgagtcttcttggtgcctgaggaggccaaaagaggctgataaattccctggaactggcattgtagacaccatgtggttgctgggaattgaacctgggtcctctgcaagagcagccagtgcttttaaccgttgagccatcttttcagccacagtaacttttttgttgtttcgttggttggtttttttgttttgttttgaggtggtgtttctctgtgtagccctggctgttctagaacttgctctgtagaacagcactggctttgaactcatagagatctgcctgcctctgcctccactgctgggattaaaagtgtagaCTGCCACCACCTAGCTACagtaactattttttttcctattagtttgatacagtacaaattcttatcctaatagtgaaatgtttcactgaggcttgcccagtgattgggtaaaaccaaaacttattataagccacagtcatcctagggtcccccctgctatgtagcctccctagttctatgggttgcagtctgattgttctttgctttatatctagtatccacttatgagtgagtacataccatgtttgtccttctgggtttgggttacctcactcaggatgatatttttctagttccatccatttgcctgcaaatttcatgctgtcattgttttcctctgctgagtagcactccattgtgtatatgtaccacattttcttaatccattcttcagttgacgggcatctaggatgtttccaggttctggctattacgaatagtgctgtatagcagtttctttttctttcttttttctttttttttttttttttccggacctgaggaccgaacccagggccttgcgcttgctaggcaagcactctaccactgagctaaatccccaaacccagcAGTTGCTTATAATCAAGTGTTTATGACAGGAGTCATGTAGTCTGCATAGTGTAAAGTGACCACTGCCTGTTTCTGTACAAGTCAAGCTTGCTGAGCTCTGTTTGTTATTTATGGtttgctgtttgtgttttcctgctACAGTGTAAGCTCCTCTGGAACAGAGGTCTTTAATTTGTTTACCTTTGAAATCCGCATGTGTTTAATGGTATTTTCCCAGTAGTAGGGGCTCAGTAAATgtccattaaacaaatgttcccaGAGAAGTCTAAAGCTTGAAGAAGTACTTCATAATATATAACATGCATCAGTATGCTAATATACATATAACTCTTAGAACTCTCCATGCCTTATGGTAAGCTTCAAAAACTTGCTGGCTATTAGCTGTGTTTGGTGACATTCACCCTAATTCCAGCTGCTTAGGAGGATGAGGCTAGagaactgcaagttcaaggtcagcctgggcaacatagctaTACCAtgtttcagaagaagaaaaaaaattaaatttaaaatgggtATACTTCCgtgtagagtacttgcctagcttgAAGGAGGCCTGGGCCTGTGTTCAAGGTATCTGTAATACCTCCTGTCCCCCTGAAAAAAAAGCTTTTGGAATCTTTTTATGCAGATAGCAAATTGAAATCCATGTTTCACTGTGCAGCCACTGGTATTGTCACGTCCACACCACTCTTGTCAATATTTACTGATCTGAACGCTGAAAGACATGTCTTAGCTTTCATTTCCCCTTAGGTGCTTACAGTGAAGTTcggtgtcttttcttttttgtgtcaATTGTGAATTCAAcaacttattattattttctttctttcagaatcCTGGTTTTGACTTCAGTGGAGCAGAAATCTCAGGGAACTACACAAAGGGTGGACCAGATTTCTCAAACCTTGAGAAATGACTTAGTTTTGTTCCATCTTGTGGATCCCAGCAGGTGCTGACAACTTAATGCAGCAGGTGATATGAAGAATGAAATACGGATGTCTACAGTTAACATATTGCACAATGTATTTCAGTATGGTTCTAAAAGATTCCATTGAGAGATGATTTACATAGGTGTCCTGTGGCTAGATGGTAACTTTTCTGGTTCTGCGTTAAGTTTTATATGCTACATTTTACTAATTTcatatttaattgtatttttactACAAAAGCATTGGATTCTAAATCATATGAAATGAAAAAGTGccttcagggattttttttttttcctttttttggtgtGATGCAGGAATGATGTTCAGTAAACTTCTGAGTAAGAATTATGCGCCCCTTTGTCTAAATATGCTAGTCCATACAGGGAAGTACAGTGCTGGAGAAAGTTTAAGGAAGGACAAAAGTACACAGAAGAGCTGTGGTTAATGTGTAGAAAGCTTACAAGTATTAACAGTTTAAAAATCTTGtactattttttaataaatcGACATGATGCTGTCACCTCAATCTTTTACTAGTTTTtcgttgttgttggtggtggtcgtttgttttgttttgattcccAGAAGTATGTTTTCTCAACAATGCGGTCATTCAAGTTAAAAAAATCAGCCTGGACGTGGCACTGCTGTCTAGTCCTCAGACCTGACGCCGTCTGTGTTGAACTGATCAGCAGTATCCTTTAAGTACCAAAGCCCGGCAGTTGGCTCTGGAGCTCACTGCAGTCTGAAACAAGATCCCAATTTTTCCCTGTCTTTTACTGCTTTGCCATTTTTCCACGAGAGAAGCTGGCTAGGCAGCCTGGCCTGTAACTCATGGGGATCTTTCGGCCTCGGTCCCCCAGCTACCATGACTGTGGGCGTGCACCTCTGCCTGCCTTAGCTTCTGTGCTTTCGAAAATCACAGGGACTTTGTTGATTCTTCAGAATGAGGCTTGTCTGGAACGGTCCCCAATACTGTCTCCTGTCATGAATTAAGAATTCCACCCTATTGCTGATGATGAGTGCTGGTCAGCGAATAAGGGAGTATTTGCTAGGTTTCTTCACTGTAATACTTATTTTTAGGTGTTTTGTGGGAGAGTAGTTTTAAAACACCTCTTGTGTTCTAACcagacttttaatttatttactgttttatgCAGTGGGTAAAAAGTATTCTCATTACTTTCATGCTTAAAAATTGTGTAATTTGGCTAGTGAAAAGCAGTCTAGGTGGCTTCTGTGTCCTTTGACATGTTTCCATCATTATTTGAGCAATTTCTTACTCACCAGACTTAGGCACTTCCTGCCCCAGTCTAAGAATCAAAGAATCCAGTTCCCTTTAgggaataaatgtttttaaaaacaaggtgTGCGTGCTGGAGTGTGTTTACCACACACACGTCAAACCTGCATATGCATGTTGGAACCCATGGGTTCACAATATCCCATGGAATTTATTTTAGTTCTCTCTTGGTATATTTAGAACTTACTTTGGTAGTCTGGTTTCCATCACTCTTTCTGTACTTGACAACCTGCTGGAGGCCATCTCCACGTGAGTGCCTCCACATGTG
This Peromyscus maniculatus bairdii isolate BWxNUB_F1_BW_parent chromosome 8, HU_Pman_BW_mat_3.1, whole genome shotgun sequence DNA region includes the following protein-coding sequences:
- the Nudcd2 gene encoding nudC domain-containing protein 2, producing MSAPFEERSGVVPCVTPWGQWYQTLEEVFIEVQVPPGTRAQDIQCRLQSRHVALAVGGREILKGKLFDSTIADEGTWTLEDRKMVRIVLTKTKRDAANCWTSLLESEYAADPWVQDQMQRKLTLERFQKENPGFDFSGAEISGNYTKGGPDFSNLEK